Proteins from one Persephonella sp. genomic window:
- the ispF gene encoding 2-C-methyl-D-erythritol 2,4-cyclodiphosphate synthase, which yields MYRIGIGFDIHRLEEGRKLIIGGVEIPSDIGFKAHSDGDIFFHALTDALLGAIGYGDIGQLFPDNQEKWKNADSKIFVEEACRIVREKGYKIENIDGYIVLQKPKILPYREKIIQNTAKILRINSDRIFIKGKTYEKIGDIGEGKAAFAEVVVLLRKEEKE from the coding sequence GTGTATAGAATAGGTATAGGTTTTGATATTCACAGGCTTGAAGAAGGAAGGAAATTAATCATTGGTGGTGTAGAAATACCTTCAGATATTGGTTTTAAGGCACATTCTGATGGAGATATATTTTTTCATGCTTTAACTGATGCCCTTTTAGGAGCTATAGGATACGGAGATATAGGGCAGTTATTTCCGGATAATCAGGAAAAATGGAAAAATGCAGATAGCAAAATATTTGTTGAAGAAGCTTGCAGAATAGTCCGGGAAAAAGGATATAAGATAGAGAATATAGACGGATATATAGTCCTACAAAAGCCTAAAATCTTACCTTATAGGGAAAAAATCATACAAAACACAGCGAAAATTCTTAGAATAAACTCCGATAGAATATTCATAAAAGGCAAAACCTATGAGAAAATAGGTGATATTGGAGAAGGAAAAGCAGCATTTGCAGAAGTGGTAGTTTTACTGAGAAAGGAGGAAAAAGAATGA
- a CDS encoding NAD(+)/NADH kinase, whose translation MQIKMYPLFKKIHIFTKASEEARNFAVRLKNWLNSYAIESEIFENLAELEHEENLKGVDLLLVVGGDGSLLITARRVAKHGIPILGINLGRLGFLTEVNEDEAFEVLSELLSKPLCISRRMMLRATLIRDGKEILKADVLNDVVVNKAILARIVDVAVYVGDRYITTYNGDGIIISTPTGSTGYALSAGGPIVYPMMENFLIVPICPHTLTDRPLMLPPYEPITIELVAKEKDAWLTLDGQEGTQLQYGDKIVVKQSPYYTYLVRTPDKNYFDILREKLDWK comes from the coding sequence ATGCAGATAAAAATGTATCCTCTATTTAAAAAAATTCATATATTTACAAAAGCAAGCGAAGAAGCGAGGAACTTTGCTGTCAGACTGAAAAATTGGCTAAACAGTTATGCCATTGAATCAGAAATATTTGAAAACCTGGCAGAGTTAGAACATGAAGAAAATCTAAAAGGGGTTGATCTGCTTCTTGTTGTTGGTGGAGATGGTTCACTTTTAATCACAGCCAGAAGGGTAGCAAAACATGGAATACCTATTTTAGGAATAAATCTTGGTAGACTTGGGTTTTTAACAGAAGTTAACGAGGATGAAGCTTTTGAGGTTTTATCAGAGCTACTGTCAAAACCCCTATGTATCTCCCGTAGAATGATGTTAAGAGCCACCCTTATAAGAGATGGTAAAGAGATACTAAAGGCCGATGTTTTAAATGATGTTGTTGTAAACAAAGCTATCCTTGCAAGGATAGTTGATGTTGCCGTTTATGTAGGAGATAGATACATCACAACCTATAATGGAGATGGAATAATAATTTCAACCCCAACAGGTTCAACAGGGTATGCCCTTTCAGCAGGGGGACCTATTGTTTATCCGATGATGGAGAACTTTCTTATAGTTCCAATATGTCCTCATACACTTACAGACAGACCATTAATGCTTCCTCCATATGAACCCATAACAATAGAGCTGGTTGCAAAAGAAAAGGATGCATGGCTTACCCTTGATGGACAGGAAGGAACACAGCTGCAATATGGGGATAAAATAGTTGTAAAACAATCCCCATATTATACCTATCTAGTTAGAACACCGGATAAAAACTATTTTGATATACTCCGTGAGAAACTGGACTGGAAGTAA